In Glaciihabitans arcticus, the sequence TAGACCTTCTGGCTCGAGGGTGTGCCGGGATCGATGTAACTACCTGACACGGAGCCCGATGCGGCACTGAGGCTGTAAAAACCCGTCGGGAGCCCGGTCAGGGTGAACGCCGCCGGCGTAGACACCTTCAGGGGCTGACGAGGCAGCGCCGAGCCTGTCTGGTTGGGGGCCGTGCCGCGAATCGCCACGGGCACGAGGTCGACGGGCACCTTATTGGTCGCAGTGCCGGAAATCAGCTGACCGCTCAACGTGCCGCCGATCGCGAGTTTCTGGTTCACCACGGCAGGCGTGCCGAAATTCACATAGGACACGCGACCGGTGCCGATGGATTGCGGCACGGTCTCCGTGCCGTATACGGCCGCACCGCCCGCGAAGACGCTGATGTACGACCTCTGCACACGACTCGTGTCGAATTCCGTGGTGTAGCTGCCCGGCTCCAGGTACGGGAAAGAGTAGACGCCGGTCTTCGCCGCCGATACGACGGTCTTGACGAGGGACCAGCGCACTCCGTCCCACTTGAAAAGATGTACGTCGACGTTAGGTAGACCGCCCCCCTTCGAGGTCAGCACCTTGCCGCTGTAGGTGCCGCCGAGGAGTTTCACCTCAAGAGCCAGGCCTTCAGCACTGGTCCATGGTTTCGCCCCGGCGAGGTCGGAACCGCCGCCCCAATACTGCGTGAAGTTGGAGTTCGACACATTCTTGTTGGTGTCGACTCGGATGGCGTACGGCACGCTGCCGTCGAGGGTGTTGCCGAAGACGTACCGGCCCGCCGATGTGAATAACCCAACAATTTCGGGCTGGGTATCGCCGTAGTTCGCGTCATCGAGCGGGATCGCCGTGACCTTGGCCGTAGAGACGGGCACCTTCGCGGGAGTGAGCACCGTCACGGTCAGCGAGACGGTGTCCGCAGACGCGGCGGGCGTGATGCCGGTGAGCAGCAGAACGGCGGTCAGCACCGCGGACACCCCGAGCGCCCACGTTCGGCGCACCGTCAGCGTATCCCCCACAAAAACACCGCCCCCGCGATCTCCGGTGCGCTCAGTCGCGAGCCCCCGCTGCCGACGATAGCATCGGGGACTTTGCGGGGATAGGCCCCCGTTTTTGCCGGTGGTGGCGCTACGCCTGAGCTGCTGCCTCGCGCGCACCGGCCGCGGAGTGCGCGGCGAGAGCCGCCACCGCCTTGGCGCGAGCCTGCTCGAGGGTGACCCCGAGCAGTTCCGCGCGCACGTCGGCGAGCGCGGCCGGCGTCATCGACAGGGTCGTTGCACCGAGACCGACGAGAACAACTGCGAGCTGCGGGTCGGCTGCGGCTTCACCGCAGATGCCGACCGGCTTGCCGGTGGCCGCACCCGCGTCGCCGAGCAACTTGACGAGGCGCAGCACCGCGGGATGCCACGGGTCCTGGTACGAGGCGACGGTCGACAGCATGCGGTCCGCGGCGAGCGTGTACTGGGTGAGGTCGTTGGTTCCGATGCTCACGAAGTCGCTGAGCTCGGCGACCTGGTCGGCCATGACGGCGAGCGAGGGCACTTCGGCCATCACACCGACGGTGGTGAGTCCGAGCTCCTTGCCGAGCTTCACGAAGAAGTCGGTCTCGTCGGAGTCGGAGACCATCGGTGCCATGACCCAGAGGTCGGCCTCCGTCTCGTTCTGCGAGTTCACGAGAGCGGTGAGCTGGTCGCGCAGGATCTCATCCTTGGCGCGGAGTGCGCGCAGGCCTCGCAGGCCGAGCGCCGGGTTCTCCTCGTGCGCGTCATTGAGGAAGCTGAGGGGTTTGTCGGCACCCGCGTCGAGGGCGCGCACCACAACCTTCTTGCCCGGGAAGTGGCTGAGCAGTTCGGTGTACTGCTTCTGCTGGTCCTCGACGGTCGGAGCTGTCTTGGAGTCGAGGAAGAGGAACTCGGTGCGGAACAGGCCCACACCCTCGGCGCCGAGCGCAACCGCTTCGGCGGCATCCTTCGGGGAGCCGAGGTTGGCGAGCAGGGGGATCTTGGTGCCGTCCGCGAGCGCGCCGTCCGTGATCGGTGCCGTGGCGGCGGCCGCACGCTCGGCGATACGAGCCTGCGCGTCGGCGATGGCGTCAGCCGAGGGGTCGACGTGAACCGTGCCGGACGCGGCATCCGCAATGACGACAGTGCCGTCGGCCAGATCGAGGGCGCCGGCGACGCTGACGAGCGCCGGGATCGACTTCGAGCGGGCGAGGATCGCGGTGTGGCTCGTCGGCCCACCGTCGCGGGTGATGAGACCGAGCACCTTGCTGAGGTCGAGCAGGGCCGTGTCGGCGGGTGCGAGGTCGGGGGCGACGAGGATGAACGGCTCGTCGCTGGTCGGAACTCCGGGGGCCGCGAC encodes:
- the ptsP gene encoding phosphoenolpyruvate--protein phosphotransferase, encoding MDLHGVGVGRGVAVGPILRMPDALPEPEKTSHAGDAAAEFATVTASLGAVAGDLLARGEKAGGEAQGVLEAAAMMAQDPMLADDVKARIETGTSGERAVFEAFAQFQEMLIGMGGYMAERATDLGDVSQRIIAHLRGVAAPGVPTSDEPFILVAPDLAPADTALLDLSKVLGLITRDGGPTSHTAILARSKSIPALVSVAGALDLADGTVVIADAASGTVHVDPSADAIADAQARIAERAAAATAPITDGALADGTKIPLLANLGSPKDAAEAVALGAEGVGLFRTEFLFLDSKTAPTVEDQQKQYTELLSHFPGKKVVVRALDAGADKPLSFLNDAHEENPALGLRGLRALRAKDEILRDQLTALVNSQNETEADLWVMAPMVSDSDETDFFVKLGKELGLTTVGVMAEVPSLAVMADQVAELSDFVSIGTNDLTQYTLAADRMLSTVASYQDPWHPAVLRLVKLLGDAGAATGKPVGICGEAAADPQLAVVLVGLGATTLSMTPAALADVRAELLGVTLEQARAKAVAALAAHSAAGAREAAAQA